A single genomic interval of Chiloscyllium punctatum isolate Juve2018m chromosome 35, sChiPun1.3, whole genome shotgun sequence harbors:
- the LOC140459569 gene encoding probable G-protein coupled receptor 139 produces the protein MRDLVRTVRKIFYLVLGIIGFPVNLVTVGILLRGNCGLSSCSRRYLLAMAIVDLLVVIIEIILERIKHDFFPPSFLDITPVCTVHYALCRLLIDCSVWFTIVFTFDRYVIICCEKLKTKYCTQKTATVVLATISCLLFLKNIPTYFRFEPYEIIDNVPWYCINSGAYYYDPVWRGFNDFEKILTPIFPFGLILFLNALTVKHILVASQVRKSLKGQTKGKNSSDPEMESRRQCIILLFVISGSFIFLWLLYILSYFDIDAALDRDGEYAFERVAYMLRNLNCCTNTIFYAASLSKFREKLKNPLEAIFA, from the exons ATGCGCGATCTGGTTCGAACAGTGAGAAAAATATTCTACCTGGTGCTCGGCATCATTGGCTTTCCTG TCAATTTAGTGACGGTTGGAATTCTACTTCGGGGTAACTGTGGCCTCTCATCCTGCAGCAGACGCTATCTGCTGGCCATGGCAATAGTGGATCTATTGGTCGTTATCATTGAGATCATACTCGAAAGAATCAAACATGATTTTTTCCCACCATCATTCTTGGACATTACCCCAGTGTGTACTGTTCACTATGCTTTGTGCCGTCTACTCatagactgttctgtctggtttaccatcgttttcacctttgatcgatatgTCATCATTTGTTGTGAGAAACTCAAAACCAAATACTGCACTCAAAAAACCGCAACTGTCGTTCTTGCAACAATCAGCTGTCTGCTTTTTCTAAAAAATATTCCTACCTACTTCAGATTTGAACCTTATGAGATCATTGACAATGTACCATGGTACTGTATTAATTCAGGTGCATACTATTATGACCCTGTGTGGAGAGGTTTTAACGACTTTGAAAAGATCCTAACACCAATATTCCCTTTCGGTTTAATACTGTTCCTCAACGCCCTGACAGTCAAACACATTTTAGTGGCCAGTCAAGTCCGGAAAAGTCTGAAGGGTCAGACTAAGGGAAAAAATTCcagtgacccagagatggagagtaGAAGGCAGTGTATAATTTTACTTTTCGTCATTTCTGGAAGCTTCATATTTTTGTGGCTGCTGTACATTTTATCTTATTTTGATATTGACGCCGCTTTAGATAGGGATGGGGAATATGCATTTGAAAGAGTTGCATACATGCTGCGAAATTTGAATTGCTGTACGAACACCATTTTCTATGCGGCATCTTTGTCCAAGTTCAGAGAGAAGCTCAAGAACCCACTGGAAGCTATTTTTGCTTGA